CATACTGTCGGAGGGAGATGGTGCGATGAGCAAAAGGAAATTCAATGACGACGAGGTTATGAACATTCTCAAGGCACATCGCAGCGGAATGAGCGTGGCCCAGTTATGCAGCGAACATGGTATCAGCGAGCCGACGTTCTACCGGTGGCAATCCCTGCAACTCAGAAATGCCGGCTTTGACGTGAAAAGGCTCAAGGCCCTGGAAGACGAGAACCAGAAGCTCAAGAAGCTGTTGGCCGAAGCCATGCTGGCAGCAGCGACACTCAGCGAGATGCTTGCCAATACGCCATCAAGGGGAAATGCCTAGAGCAAATTTTTCTATTCAAAAACTTGCTCTAGGTTCCGGAATTATGAGGCAGTGTATTCATGATCCGTGGATGGCGCCTGCCCCAGCCGCG
This is a stretch of genomic DNA from Phyllobacterium zundukense. It encodes these proteins:
- a CDS encoding transposase, which gives rise to MIDEASTACHQAPRCPGRKLILSEGDGAMSKRKFNDDEVMNILKAHRSGMSVAQLCSEHGISEPTFYRWQSLQLRNAGFDVKRLKALEDENQKLKKLLAEAMLAAATLSEMLANTPSRGNA